A genome region from Streptomyces sp. S4.7 includes the following:
- a CDS encoding DUF2092 domain-containing protein gives MAPNDSAQITGGNGEAGDLPAGRRRAARYVVPVAVAAVAAATIGLVPALAAAGDPDLPEISAQELIEKIAASDTQRLSGTVKVKTDLGVPAIGGLGGAAAGAFAPKGGTEGGEEGGSAAEPTGRLMELASGEHTLRVAADGPGKQRVSILDSAAEYSLIHNGGEVWAYDSASNEAYHAEAPAGAKGSGEGPAKGEDGKDQAVPKDLPATPQDFAREALKAAGDTTSVTVDGTARIAGRDAYQLVIKPKQDGSTVGSVKVAVDSRTGTPLKFTLLPSSGGKAAIDVGFTKVDFSKPAASTFDFSPPKGTKVTEADESKAAGKDEAHKVPKGAGDLGSEPNVIGEGWTSVVQLDTGGKSPAGAVSKDMPAQAQQFMDALGDKVEGKFGSGTVFKTRLVNALMTDDGKVYVGAVTKDALVKVANETK, from the coding sequence ATGGCACCGAACGACAGCGCACAGATCACCGGCGGGAACGGCGAGGCCGGGGACCTTCCGGCGGGCCGTCGCAGAGCGGCGCGCTATGTGGTTCCGGTCGCGGTGGCCGCGGTGGCCGCGGCGACCATCGGCCTCGTCCCCGCGCTCGCCGCGGCGGGCGATCCGGACCTGCCGGAGATCAGCGCCCAGGAGTTGATCGAGAAGATCGCGGCGTCCGACACCCAGCGGCTGTCCGGCACGGTCAAGGTCAAGACGGACCTCGGCGTCCCGGCCATCGGCGGCCTCGGCGGTGCCGCCGCCGGAGCGTTCGCGCCGAAGGGCGGCACCGAGGGCGGCGAGGAGGGCGGTTCGGCCGCCGAGCCGACCGGCAGGTTGATGGAGCTGGCCTCCGGCGAGCACACGCTGCGGGTCGCCGCCGACGGACCCGGCAAGCAGCGGGTGTCGATTCTCGACAGCGCCGCCGAGTACAGCCTGATCCACAACGGCGGCGAGGTGTGGGCGTACGACAGCGCCTCCAACGAGGCGTACCACGCCGAGGCGCCCGCCGGCGCGAAGGGTTCGGGCGAGGGCCCGGCGAAGGGCGAGGACGGCAAGGACCAGGCCGTTCCGAAGGACCTGCCCGCCACGCCCCAGGACTTCGCGCGGGAGGCGCTGAAGGCCGCGGGTGACACCACCTCGGTCACCGTGGACGGCACGGCGCGGATCGCGGGCCGTGACGCCTACCAGCTGGTGATCAAGCCCAAGCAGGACGGCTCGACGGTCGGCTCCGTGAAGGTCGCGGTCGACTCCAGGACCGGTACGCCGCTGAAGTTCACCCTGCTGCCGAGCAGCGGTGGCAAGGCGGCGATCGACGTCGGCTTCACCAAGGTCGACTTCTCGAAGCCGGCCGCGTCCACCTTCGACTTCTCGCCCCCCAAGGGCACCAAGGTGACGGAGGCCGACGAGTCGAAGGCCGCCGGCAAGGACGAGGCCCACAAGGTGCCCAAGGGCGCCGGGGACCTCGGGTCCGAGCCGAACGTCATCGGTGAGGGCTGGACCTCGGTGGTCCAGCTCGACACGGGCGGCAAGAGCCCGGCCGGCGCCGTGTCCAAGGACATGCCGGCCCAGGCGCAGCAGTTCATGGACGCCCTGGGCGACAAGGTCGAGGGGAAGTTCGGTTCGGGCACGGTCTTCAAGACGCGCCTGGTGAACGCCCTGATGACGGACGACGGCAAGGTCTACGTCGGCGCGGTCACCAAGGACGCGCTGGTGAAGGTCGCCAACGAGACGAAGTAG
- a CDS encoding ABC transporter ATP-binding protein — protein MTVVIETRGLSKRYRGGQLAVDRLDLTVPAGSVFGFLGPNGSGKTTTIRMLMGLIEPTAGTASVLGRAMPRATGAVLPQVGALIEGPAPYGYLNGRDNLLRYDSADPTADPRTRRARVAGALERVGLTAAGGKKAKAYSLGMKQRLALAAALLQPRRLLVLDEPTNGLDPQGMREIRALVRELAGDGTTVFLSSHLLDEIEQVCTHAAVMARGRLLTQGTVAELAAGTRGRLAVTTPDPADAARVLKELGVTDVTVAGDRVSGELPVSGGGEPAEPAELNAGLVRAGVRVRAFGVERASLEDAFVALTGEGFDVAG, from the coding sequence ATGACCGTCGTCATAGAGACACGCGGGCTCAGCAAGCGCTACCGGGGCGGGCAACTGGCGGTCGACCGGCTCGACCTCACCGTGCCCGCCGGCAGCGTCTTCGGCTTCCTCGGGCCCAACGGCTCCGGCAAGACCACCACCATCCGCATGCTGATGGGTCTGATCGAACCGACCGCGGGCACCGCGTCGGTCCTCGGCCGCGCCATGCCGCGCGCCACCGGGGCCGTACTGCCGCAGGTGGGCGCGTTGATCGAAGGGCCCGCGCCGTACGGGTACTTGAACGGCCGCGACAATCTCCTGCGGTACGACTCCGCCGACCCCACCGCCGATCCGCGGACCCGGCGGGCCCGGGTGGCCGGGGCCCTGGAACGGGTCGGGCTCACGGCGGCGGGCGGCAAGAAGGCGAAGGCGTACTCGCTCGGCATGAAGCAGCGGCTCGCGCTCGCCGCCGCGCTGCTCCAGCCGCGCAGGCTCCTGGTGCTCGACGAGCCGACGAACGGGCTCGACCCGCAGGGCATGCGGGAGATCAGGGCCCTGGTGCGGGAGCTGGCGGGGGACGGGACGACGGTCTTCCTCTCCTCGCACCTGCTGGACGAGATCGAGCAGGTGTGCACGCACGCGGCCGTGATGGCGCGCGGGCGGCTGCTGACCCAGGGAACGGTCGCCGAGCTGGCGGCGGGCACCCGGGGGCGGCTTGCGGTCACGACGCCCGATCCGGCGGACGCGGCGCGGGTGCTGAAGGAGCTGGGGGTCACCGATGTGACCGTGGCCGGGGACAGGGTGAGCGGGGAGCTGCCGGTGTCCGGCGGGGGAGAGCCGGCCGAGCCGGCGGAGCTGAACGCGGGGCTGGTACGGGCGGGGGTGCGCGTACGGGCCTTCGGGGTCGAGCGGGCGTCGCTGGAGGACGCGTTCGTGGCGCTGACCGGGGAGGGATTCGATGTCGCGGGTTGA